CGTTGCGGCGTCGGCTTCCGCACCCGAAACAGAGGGGGTCGAGACGAGGTCAACGAGGAGGTCGCGGGGCGTCACAGCACCGCCTCCAGCGCCGACGCCACCGTCTCGACGTCTCCCTCAGACACCGTCAGCGGCGGGAGGAAGCGCACTACCGTCCGACCGGCCGGGAGCGCGAGAATCCCGTGTTCCATCGCGAGACTCGGGAGCGCGCGGTTCGCCCCCCGTTTCACCTCGACACCGACTAGCAGACCCTCGCCGCGCACGTCCCGAACCGGGAGGTCGGCGAGCTCGGACTGGAAGTGCGCGCCCACCTCGCTCGCGTGGCCCGCCAGCCCCTCGTCCTCGATGACGTCGAGGGTGGCGAGCGCCGCGGCGCAGGGGACGGGGCCGCCGGAGAACGTCGACCCGTGGTTGCCTGCGTCCTCGGCAATCCAGCCGGCGCACAGCGTCGCGCCAATCGGGAGGCCGGACGCCAGCCCCTTCGCGACCGTCAGGACGTCGGGTTCGACGCCCGCGTTCTCGCACGCCCACAGGCTCCCGGTGCGCCCGAGGCCGGTCTGAATCTCGTCGAACACGAGCGCCGCGCCCGCGTCGTCGCAGGCCTCGCGGGCCGCCGCGAGGTACCCCTCGGGCGCGGGGTTCACGCCGCCCTCGCCCTGCACGGGTTCGAGCAGGACGGCGGCTGTCTCCTCGTCTACGGCCTCGGCGAGCGCCTCGCTGTCGCCGTAGTCCACGAACTCGACGTTCTCGGGCACCGCGAAGCCCTCGCGGTATTTCGGCTTCCACGTCGCCGCGAGCGCGCCGAGCGTGCGCCCGTGGAACGCGCGCTTGGCCGCCACCACCTTCTCGCGGCCGGTGGCGTGGCGCGCGAACTTCAGCGCCGCCTCGTTGGCCTCCGTCCCCGAATTACAGAGCCAGACGTTCGAGCAGTCGCCGGGCGCGAGCCCCGCGAGGCGGTCGTACAGCGCCGCGCGCGTCTCGGTCGGGTACGACCCCTGCACGAACAACAGGTCGCTCGCCTGCTCCTCGACGGCACTCACCACGTCGGGGTGGCAGTGGCCGACCGGCGCACACGCGTAGGACGCGCCGAAGTCGAGGTACTCGGTGCCGTCCTCGCCGTACAGGTGGACGCCCTCGCCGGACTCGATGCCGATGGGTTTCTCCCCGAAGACGAATCCGCTCATACTGCCTCCGGGTCGAAATGCGTCCCCGCGCCGGAGAGCGCCCGCACCACGGGGTCGCGGGCGTTCGCGTCCGACACGACGACCTCCTCGGCGCCGCTTTCCAGGGCCTCCGTCGCGGCGAGTACCTTCTTCGACATGAACCCCTCCGCGGCGTCCTCCGCGGCCGCGAGTTCGCCGGGCGTGCGCACCGCCTCGATGAGCGACCCCTCGTCGTCGGGGTCCTCGTAGACGCCCGCCACGTCCGTCAACACGACGAGCGTGGCGTCCAGCGCGCCAGCGACGGCGGCCGCCGCGCGGTCCGCGTCGGCGTTCACCGCGGTGCCGTCGTCCGCGAGCATCGGCACCGACACCACGGGCACGTAGCCCGCGTCCAGTTGGGCGCACAGGAGGTCGGTGTTCACGTCCGTAATCTTCCCCGAGTGGTCGCCGCGGCGAATCTTCTTCTTCCCGTCCTCGACGACCTTTACGGCGGACTTCCGCGGCCCCGAGAGCAGACTGCCGTCCACGCCGTTCAGGCCGACGGCGGGCACGCCCGCGTTCTCGAACGCCGCGACGAGGTCGGTGTTCACCTTCCCCATCGCCATCGTGAACACGCCCATCGTCTCCGCGTCGGTGAACCGCCCGGTCATCCCGGACGGCGACTCGACGTATTCGGGCTCCTTCCCGTAGTCGTCGAGCGCGTCGTCCACCGCGGTCGACCCGCCGTGGACCACGACCACGTCCTCGTCGTTCACCGTCAGGTGCGCAACGTCGGTCACGGCACCCGCCGGGTCGACGGCGCGCGCGCCGCCGATTTTGACGACTACCGTCACGCGAGCCACCCCCCAGTCATGGACTCCCCACCGGGTGCATCCCGTACTGTTCGAGTCCCGCCGTCTCCGCGAAGCCGAGCGCGACGTTCGCCGCGTGGACGGCCTGCCCGGCAGACCCCTTCACGACGTTGTCGATGGCCGAGAACGTCACGACGCGGCCGTTCTCGGGGTCCACCTCGAAGCCAACCTCGGCCTTGTTGGTGCCGGCGACGGCCTTCGGTTCGGGGTAGCGGTAGACGCCGCTCCCGCCCGCCACCGTCTCCACGAACGGCTCGTCGCCGTACGTCTCGCGGTAGGTGCCCCAGAGGTCGGTCTTCGAGACCGGTCCGTCGGGGAACACGTGACAGGTCGCGCTCGCGCCCCGCACCATGTCCACGGCGTGCGCCGTGAACGACACGGAGAGCCCGAGTTCCTGCTCGATTTCGGCCTCGTGGCGGTGGCCGGTCGGCGCGTACGGGCGCACGACGCCCGAGCGCTCGGCGTGCGAGGACGCCGCGCCGCCGCCGGCGCCGCCCTCCGAGGAGCCGACTTTCACGTCCACGACGACGTGTGCGCCCTCCAATAGGCCGGCCTCGGCCAGCGGGAGCAGCCCCAGAATCGTCGCAGTGGCGTTACAGCCGCCGCCCGCGATGAGGTCCGCGCCCGGTAGGTCGTCGCGGGAAATCTCGGGGAGCGCGTACACCGCGTCTTCGAGGTGTTCGGGCGCGCTGTGGCCGTCGTACCAGTCGTCGTACTGCGCCTCCGTTTCGAGGCGGAAGTCCGCGCTCAGGTCGACGACGGTGCCGGCGGCGTCCCGCCACGCGTCGACGTGCTCCATCGCGACGCCGTGGGGCGCCGCCGCGAACAGCACGTCCACGGAGTCGAGGTCCGACGGCTCCGAGAACCGCAGGTCGAGGCCGCGGAGGTTCGGGTGGACGCTGCCGACGGTCTTGTTCGCGTACTCGCGGCTGGTCGCCTGCGCCACCGCGAATTCGGGGTGGCCGGCGAGCAGGCGCAGGAGTTCGCCGCCCGCGAACCCGCTCGCGCCGACGACGCTCGCCGTCGTCGTCGCGCTCTCCTCGTCTGTCGCGTCTCCGGTCACTGCCATCACGCGGTAACCTCCACGGTCTGAGCGGCTTTCGTCTCCAGCCAGTCCACGACGGCGGCGGGCACGTCCACGCCGGTCGCGTCGTTCAGCGCCTTGAACTCCACCGTGTGGTTCACCTCGTGAATCGTGTAGTCGCCCGATTCCGTTTCCATTGCGTCGACCCCGAGCAAACCGCCGCCCACCGCGTCGCTCGCCTTCGCGACGAGGGCCGCGAGTTCGTCGTCGACCTCGAAGTCGGCCGTCTCGGAGCCCTTCGCGGCGTTCGTGAGCCAGTGGTCGCCCGAGCGCGTCATCGCCGCGATGGGCTCGCCGTCGGCGGCGAGCACGCGCACGTCGCGGCCCGGCTTCTCCACGTACTCCTGGACGTAGAACACGCTGTGCTCGTAGTGCCCGAGCGTGTCCTTGTGTTCGAGGATGGCCTCGGCGGCGCTGCGGGACTCGATTTTCGCCATCAGGCGCCCCCACGACCCGACGACGGGCTTCAGCACGCAGGGGTAGCCGTACTGTTCGATGGCGTCGAGCGCGCTCTCCGTGGTAAACGCGACGGTGGTATCGGGCGTCGGCACGCCCGCATCCGCGAGCGCGAGACTCGTCTCGGCCTTGTCCGCGCAGACCGACGCCGTCTCGGCGCTGTTCACGACGGGGACGCCGTAGGACTCACAGAACCGCGTGAGGTACGTCGAGCGACTGGTGGCGAGACACCGGTCGACGACGATATCGCAGTCCGCGAGGGGGGCGTCGGTGCCGTCGAGCGCGAAGCCGTGCTCGCGCACGTCTATCTTCGTCACGTCGTGGCCGCGCTCCCGGAGTTCCGTCAGGAGGAGTTTCTCGTCCCGACGGATGCGGGAGTAGAG
The nucleotide sequence above comes from Halobacterium litoreum. Encoded proteins:
- a CDS encoding acetylglutamate/acetylaminoadipate kinase, translating into MARVTVVVKIGGARAVDPAGAVTDVAHLTVNDEDVVVVHGGSTAVDDALDDYGKEPEYVESPSGMTGRFTDAETMGVFTMAMGKVNTDLVAAFENAGVPAVGLNGVDGSLLSGPRKSAVKVVEDGKKKIRRGDHSGKITDVNTDLLCAQLDAGYVPVVSVPMLADDGTAVNADADRAAAAVAGALDATLVVLTDVAGVYEDPDDEGSLIEAVRTPGELAAAEDAAEGFMSKKVLAATEALESGAEEVVVSDANARDPVVRALSGAGTHFDPEAV
- a CDS encoding aspartate aminotransferase family protein, with protein sequence MSGFVFGEKPIGIESGEGVHLYGEDGTEYLDFGASYACAPVGHCHPDVVSAVEEQASDLLFVQGSYPTETRAALYDRLAGLAPGDCSNVWLCNSGTEANEAALKFARHATGREKVVAAKRAFHGRTLGALAATWKPKYREGFAVPENVEFVDYGDSEALAEAVDEETAAVLLEPVQGEGGVNPAPEGYLAAAREACDDAGAALVFDEIQTGLGRTGSLWACENAGVEPDVLTVAKGLASGLPIGATLCAGWIAEDAGNHGSTFSGGPVPCAAALATLDVIEDEGLAGHASEVGAHFQSELADLPVRDVRGEGLLVGVEVKRGANRALPSLAMEHGILALPAGRTVVRFLPPLTVSEGDVETVASALEAVL
- the lysX gene encoding lysine biosynthesis protein LysX — translated: MHVGILYSRIRRDEKLLLTELRERGHDVTKIDVREHGFALDGTDAPLADCDIVVDRCLATSRSTYLTRFCESYGVPVVNSAETASVCADKAETSLALADAGVPTPDTTVAFTTESALDAIEQYGYPCVLKPVVGSWGRLMAKIESRSAAEAILEHKDTLGHYEHSVFYVQEYVEKPGRDVRVLAADGEPIAAMTRSGDHWLTNAAKGSETADFEVDDELAALVAKASDAVGGGLLGVDAMETESGDYTIHEVNHTVEFKALNDATGVDVPAAVVDWLETKAAQTVEVTA
- the argC gene encoding N-acetyl-gamma-glutamyl-phosphate reductase; protein product: MAVTGDATDEESATTTASVVGASGFAGGELLRLLAGHPEFAVAQATSREYANKTVGSVHPNLRGLDLRFSEPSDLDSVDVLFAAAPHGVAMEHVDAWRDAAGTVVDLSADFRLETEAQYDDWYDGHSAPEHLEDAVYALPEISRDDLPGADLIAGGGCNATATILGLLPLAEAGLLEGAHVVVDVKVGSSEGGAGGGAASSHAERSGVVRPYAPTGHRHEAEIEQELGLSVSFTAHAVDMVRGASATCHVFPDGPVSKTDLWGTYRETYGDEPFVETVAGGSGVYRYPEPKAVAGTNKAEVGFEVDPENGRVVTFSAIDNVVKGSAGQAVHAANVALGFAETAGLEQYGMHPVGSP